From a single Pseudomonas triticicola genomic region:
- a CDS encoding DUF4329 domain-containing protein: MSHVSGRSGRTASSPATFKLPPLSPAFLTEEDAAYWVHTRIPLNPDKEYGSVILLRPDGKLLATSPIAGQATGFDFGTIVQTDVLGGMLHPLGYRCVASVHSHPPIHAEFRNGNRRQDETLLRLFMSFYSGGDFIGDVSARDFFRSAYLSGPDGSLLKYVSSGSPEERDYFLWQQSGGPSGHPAGAYDVMAVINKLATVGELKVIVSNADWGYSVGRVPADWKAGASFSTGVVTELPLMTRVCVNAERAVLAALKSRGAQTTGLILKKLTGKEYVATHARPAGLAAWDPERIFPVDAQGQLQLPKGYLLEGFYFASRPDPAQFPSAQPWLYENFFTPREIALAIEANARSQHLAQAGRALSLYMRAQDHAMLKYRFSGDSIEAALSVTQSDGTVSDNGVQARLLAGTLEPRAFVSMLVLAGTLEVVRGSALWAHLGPVDLQWQPFANFPWPRLSGAFLYADDAVRHAHELAGMRRDKPYAGYVFQRSDKRFVVTEPLPGDIDTLGQGRLYPMDNQGRPVFPDDHALHARYVSHIALSQLLPVDTELFGWTYQEAVASLQMLSVAEVRQVLLDEIALYISAAPDSLVKYEVNGSAGSTELGRRLGTRQHPGALALELDSGRKRPQDFIREQAAAGRLTVLIDNQLWGYRGRVPPTWSLRTTPAPPPAPRVPVLQVPPELYPEPDRGKPILPKPTSLPQPQIPLPPLTLPLPWKRVERVAFGAFFSSADEAAQDRCLRDFRPQGEVRAYFGFILKHKNRQEYVATELVPVSDQGRNLFRLDSVFADLATEPWHALPEGFELHGNFYASQRAGDPTKSPDDWLAHYFISPDHLTASMYYGGRRPVMVSDVPAALYIAVRDGALLKYAWSKSSKLFHDASSQHTLEKIKSDLAAGVRLPTDFIHEVASSGELSVMRTGLCWDRTGLVDVTWQAYAHLERRRLGPVFQTADDAAVHARTLVPLMTDRVHGGLILETVDKRYVATLPVEVSHEDFDFTDICPEESHAAGLFPAGCRIAARYRSRVAQEVSVVLAPVQKLVYQNVFSAEVLESAFDNRGMKEQYWMTADGSLVRYTPTPRDEYLFCPDGAVIGYRPQPELLSQLLDQGDQRSFVDAKAIRQRLRDRQLKPVEWVNDLARAGRLWVVTASEIWGQPRPITQWAPYSGDFLPSADYAKALSSPVCSPLFIEADAAARHAHEFSASRDTQTFGYLLNGPEGLFVSTLPVAVQRSGLALDRVFEQGKLPSGFSLNAIYLRAALPPLGARPDDIRHFFLLPNDVQAACAWANTPQGYRPIYFCCADGALLKLHLHAFEPGTFYDQFGQVQLRPNAFLSKVEAAVDERGIASGTFRFVDYVHRMAHAGRLEVIETSEYWSRHGQVDENWQPRLTDVSSEQRWREHPAPALGPVFHHPDDAACHAHGRVAGQAVVGTGYESAILANPSSLRFVPLEPIVYLANEDNPQVRILRTATDPAVSWRDPAPRYPEGYSVMATHQLHVSGNTTLAADVDQVYANYAAPSLVHAHTHAPTEKGLHILHFYYSTPHDVLLKYTPVYSRAERDLLLTRSATFEGGRWVSRLSPGEFLSRLMVLGEFRVLIAGYYWRQTGRMNTTWRSRRQQSPTPGTVRLRDEL, translated from the coding sequence ATGAGTCATGTCTCAGGCCGATCCGGTCGTACCGCCAGTTCTCCAGCAACGTTCAAGCTGCCCCCACTGAGCCCGGCTTTTCTGACTGAAGAAGACGCCGCCTATTGGGTGCACACGCGGATTCCATTGAACCCGGACAAAGAGTACGGCAGCGTGATCCTGCTGCGTCCGGACGGGAAGTTGCTCGCCACTTCACCCATCGCCGGGCAAGCCACGGGTTTTGACTTCGGCACAATTGTGCAGACCGATGTCCTTGGCGGCATGCTTCATCCGCTGGGCTACCGGTGCGTCGCCAGCGTTCACAGCCATCCGCCGATCCATGCCGAGTTCCGCAATGGCAATCGGCGTCAGGATGAAACGCTGCTCCGGCTGTTCATGAGTTTCTATTCAGGCGGCGACTTCATTGGCGATGTGTCGGCGCGGGATTTTTTCCGCAGCGCTTACCTTTCAGGTCCGGATGGCAGCTTGCTCAAATACGTCTCGAGCGGCTCGCCCGAGGAGCGCGACTACTTCCTCTGGCAGCAGTCCGGCGGGCCGTCGGGCCATCCGGCTGGGGCCTATGACGTGATGGCGGTGATCAACAAGCTGGCGACCGTGGGTGAGCTCAAAGTCATTGTTTCGAATGCCGACTGGGGCTACTCGGTGGGGCGCGTACCTGCAGACTGGAAGGCCGGCGCGTCGTTCTCCACGGGTGTGGTCACCGAACTGCCGCTGATGACCCGTGTATGCGTCAATGCCGAACGCGCCGTGCTGGCCGCCTTGAAATCAAGAGGCGCGCAGACGACAGGCCTGATCTTGAAAAAACTGACCGGCAAGGAGTATGTCGCCACCCATGCGCGCCCGGCCGGCCTTGCCGCTTGGGATCCTGAGCGAATATTTCCGGTTGATGCCCAAGGGCAATTGCAGCTGCCCAAGGGGTATTTGCTGGAGGGCTTTTACTTCGCCTCGCGGCCCGACCCTGCACAGTTTCCGTCTGCTCAGCCGTGGCTCTACGAGAACTTCTTCACGCCCCGAGAGATCGCCCTCGCTATCGAAGCGAATGCCCGCAGCCAACATCTGGCGCAAGCAGGGCGTGCGTTGTCGCTGTACATGCGGGCGCAGGATCATGCGATGTTGAAGTACCGCTTCAGCGGCGATTCGATCGAAGCGGCACTGAGCGTTACGCAGTCGGACGGCACGGTGAGTGACAACGGCGTGCAGGCAAGGCTGTTGGCCGGCACACTGGAGCCCCGAGCATTTGTCTCGATGCTGGTACTGGCCGGGACCCTGGAAGTCGTACGCGGAAGTGCGCTCTGGGCACATCTAGGGCCGGTGGATCTGCAATGGCAACCCTTCGCCAACTTCCCCTGGCCGCGATTGAGCGGCGCTTTTCTATACGCCGATGATGCCGTCCGCCACGCCCATGAACTCGCCGGCATGCGCCGTGACAAACCGTACGCCGGGTATGTTTTTCAGCGCAGCGACAAGCGTTTCGTGGTGACCGAACCGTTGCCGGGAGATATCGACACGCTTGGCCAGGGCAGACTTTATCCGATGGACAATCAAGGGCGTCCGGTCTTTCCCGACGACCATGCGCTGCACGCCCGTTACGTCTCACACATCGCCCTGTCACAACTTTTGCCGGTAGATACAGAGCTTTTTGGCTGGACATATCAGGAAGCGGTTGCGAGCTTGCAGATGTTGAGTGTGGCGGAGGTCAGGCAGGTTCTGCTCGACGAGATTGCCTTGTATATCAGCGCGGCGCCGGACAGTCTCGTCAAGTATGAGGTCAACGGATCTGCGGGCTCCACGGAGTTGGGCAGGCGCTTGGGCACGCGCCAGCATCCAGGCGCACTGGCGCTGGAACTGGACAGCGGCCGTAAACGCCCGCAGGACTTCATTCGTGAACAGGCTGCGGCCGGACGTTTAACGGTTCTGATCGATAATCAGCTGTGGGGCTATCGCGGGCGGGTCCCGCCGACCTGGTCGCTGCGCACCACGCCCGCGCCTCCGCCCGCGCCGCGGGTGCCGGTGTTGCAAGTGCCGCCAGAGCTGTATCCCGAACCGGACAGAGGCAAGCCGATCCTGCCCAAACCCACGTCACTCCCGCAGCCGCAAATCCCGTTGCCGCCGCTGACGTTGCCATTACCCTGGAAACGCGTGGAACGTGTGGCGTTCGGCGCGTTTTTTTCCTCGGCGGATGAAGCTGCGCAGGATCGATGCCTCCGGGACTTTCGTCCGCAGGGAGAAGTGCGCGCATACTTCGGGTTTATTCTCAAGCACAAGAACCGGCAAGAGTACGTGGCTACCGAACTGGTGCCCGTCAGTGATCAAGGCAGAAATCTGTTCAGGCTCGATTCGGTATTCGCCGACCTGGCCACTGAACCATGGCATGCGTTGCCCGAGGGCTTTGAGCTGCACGGGAATTTCTACGCATCGCAACGTGCCGGTGATCCGACGAAAAGTCCGGATGACTGGCTGGCACATTACTTCATCTCGCCGGACCACCTGACAGCCTCGATGTACTACGGCGGCCGGCGTCCGGTCATGGTGTCGGACGTTCCCGCAGCGCTCTATATCGCCGTGCGCGATGGAGCTCTGCTCAAATATGCGTGGAGCAAGTCCAGCAAGCTGTTTCATGACGCCTCGTCCCAACACACGCTTGAAAAGATCAAAAGCGATCTGGCCGCTGGAGTCCGCTTACCGACTGACTTTATCCATGAGGTCGCCAGCAGCGGCGAGCTGTCCGTCATGCGCACCGGTCTGTGCTGGGACCGGACGGGGCTGGTCGATGTCACCTGGCAAGCGTACGCACATCTCGAACGGCGCAGGCTCGGTCCGGTTTTTCAGACGGCTGACGACGCGGCCGTCCACGCCAGGACACTCGTGCCTCTGATGACCGACAGGGTGCATGGCGGGCTGATTCTGGAGACGGTCGATAAGCGCTACGTCGCCACATTGCCCGTTGAAGTCAGCCATGAGGATTTTGATTTCACCGATATCTGCCCTGAGGAAAGTCACGCAGCCGGATTGTTTCCCGCGGGTTGTCGCATCGCAGCGCGGTACCGGTCGCGCGTCGCCCAAGAGGTGTCGGTGGTCTTGGCGCCTGTGCAAAAGCTGGTCTACCAGAACGTGTTTTCGGCCGAGGTGCTGGAGTCGGCGTTCGATAATCGCGGCATGAAAGAGCAATACTGGATGACGGCGGACGGTTCGCTGGTTCGCTATACGCCCACTCCACGGGATGAATACCTGTTCTGTCCGGATGGCGCGGTGATCGGCTATCGGCCGCAACCCGAACTGCTTTCGCAACTGCTTGATCAGGGCGATCAGCGGTCCTTTGTCGATGCAAAAGCGATAAGACAGCGCTTGCGCGATCGGCAATTGAAACCCGTCGAATGGGTGAATGATCTGGCCAGGGCCGGACGCTTGTGGGTGGTCACCGCAAGCGAGATCTGGGGGCAACCGCGGCCGATAACCCAGTGGGCACCCTATTCCGGGGATTTTTTGCCGAGCGCAGATTATGCCAAGGCGTTGAGCAGCCCGGTCTGCAGCCCGCTGTTCATCGAGGCCGACGCTGCCGCGCGGCACGCTCATGAATTCTCCGCGAGCAGGGATACGCAGACCTTCGGTTACCTTTTGAACGGCCCAGAGGGCCTGTTCGTGTCCACTCTGCCCGTTGCGGTGCAGCGTTCGGGGTTGGCGCTGGATCGGGTTTTCGAGCAGGGCAAGTTGCCGTCAGGCTTCAGTCTGAACGCCATTTACTTGCGAGCAGCGCTGCCACCTCTGGGCGCGCGGCCGGACGACATACGGCACTTTTTTCTGCTGCCCAACGATGTCCAGGCTGCCTGCGCATGGGCCAACACGCCGCAGGGATACCGGCCGATCTACTTCTGCTGCGCCGATGGCGCGTTGTTGAAATTGCACCTGCATGCGTTCGAGCCCGGCACTTTCTACGATCAGTTCGGGCAAGTGCAACTGCGCCCCAATGCCTTCCTCTCGAAGGTTGAGGCGGCCGTCGACGAACGAGGCATTGCCAGCGGTACCTTCAGATTTGTCGACTATGTCCACCGGATGGCTCATGCCGGCCGACTTGAGGTGATTGAAACCAGTGAATACTGGTCGCGGCATGGCCAGGTGGATGAAAACTGGCAGCCACGGCTGACCGACGTGTCCAGTGAACAACGCTGGCGCGAGCATCCTGCTCCAGCGCTGGGACCTGTCTTTCATCATCCTGATGATGCCGCCTGCCATGCCCATGGGCGGGTAGCCGGCCAAGCGGTCGTAGGAACCGGTTATGAGAGTGCGATTCTGGCGAACCCGTCCAGCCTTCGATTCGTTCCGCTTGAGCCGATCGTGTACCTCGCCAACGAGGACAATCCGCAGGTGCGCATACTGCGTACCGCCACGGATCCTGCTGTCAGTTGGCGCGATCCGGCGCCGCGCTATCCCGAGGGTTACTCGGTGATGGCCACCCATCAATTGCATGTCTCGGGCAACACCACGCTGGCGGCGGATGTGGATCAGGTCTATGCCAATTACGCTGCGCCTTCGCTGGTGCACGCGCACACCCATGCCCCCACGGAGAAAGGCCTGCATATCCTCCACTTTTACTATTCAACGCCGCACGATGTGCTGCTCAAGTACACGCCCGTGTATTCACGGGCGGAAAGAGATCTGTTGCTGACCCGCTCAGCCACTTTCGAGGGTGGACGCTGGGTCAGCCGGCTGAGCCCTGGAGAGTTTCTCTCGCGGCTTATGGTGCTGGGTGAGTTCCGGGTGCTGATCGCCGGTTATTACTGGCGCCAGACCGGACGCATGAATACGACCTGGCGAAGCCGTCGTCAGCAGTCCCCGACACCCGGTACCGTGCGCTTGCGCGACGAGTTGTAA